In Populus nigra chromosome 1, ddPopNigr1.1, whole genome shotgun sequence, one genomic interval encodes:
- the LOC133682838 gene encoding uncharacterized protein LOC133682838, translating to MEGEEHAHRDAHFQEELESLKASVARLTSLLEQTLRNASGEGPSNRPAIFVKPPATTQPEETMSEHGHEPPHNPAFVHSMPPAPTPAVIDAFANESHKTKSSDKMAALEARIRAIERVDLYDPVRAVEMCLVPNVVVPKKFRVPEFIKYTGTQCPTTHLKSYCNKMAEVVHDEKLLMHFFQDSLSGAALNWYIRLDNTKIQRWKDLVDAFVKQYKYNMDITPDRTSLSNLEKRDMESIREYAQRWRDLAAQVHPPLLDKEMVTLFANTLKDPYYEHVIGSSAQQFTDVVAVAERIEQGVKSGRISASVEKRGFEDKKEEVDYVESGYRGRKNPFHNYHTPSPSPQISNINLSPTFLTRKPEPQTKHQRVQEQLPPLPLPLNEMYQKLLSIGRIAPEPLTPLQPPYPNWYKPDLTCEYHAGAMGHNIHTCSAFKKRLMHLIKVGWITFEGTPNMSSNRLPNHASGTGSVNALEVECSENLKALMARARCEKGNVHSQG from the coding sequence ATGGAAGGTGAAGAGCATGCTCACCGTGACGCCCATTTCCAAGAAGagttagaatctctgaaagcaAGCGTGGCTCGCCTcactagcttactcgagcaaacacTTAGAAATGCCTCTGGTGAAGGTCCTTCCAACCGGCCTGCTATTTTTGTTAAGCCTCCAGCAACAACTCAACCCGAAGAAACAATGAGTGAACATGGTCATGAACCTCCACACAATCCAGCTTTTGTACACTCAATGCCACCAGCACCAACCCCCGCAGTCATAGATGCATTTGCCAATGAGTCCCACAAGACCAAGTCATCTGATAAGATGGCAGCGCTAGAAGCCCGAATCAGAGCCATTGAGAGGGTAGACTTGTACGATCCAGTACGAGCAGTAGAAATGTGCTTGGTCCCAAATGTGGTTGTTCCGAAGAAATTTCGTGTTCctgaatttatcaaatatactGGGACACAATGCCCCACAACTCATCTCAAATCCTACTGTAACAAAATGGCAGAAGTAGTACATGATGAAAAACTACTGATGCATTTTTTCCAAGATAGCTTAAGTGGGGCAGCATTAAACTGGTACATAAGATTGGACAACACCAAGATCCAAAGATGGAAAGACTTGGTGGATGCTTTTGTCAAGCAATACAAGTATAATATGGACATCACTCCTGACAGAACCAGTTTGTCCAACTTAGAGAAAAGGGACATGGAAAGCATAAGGGAATATGCTCAAAGGTGGAGAGACCTAGCTGCTCAAGTACATCCTCCACTCCTGGATAAAGAGATGGTCACTCTATTTGCCAACACGCTCAAGGACCCATACTACGAGCATGTGATTGGTAGTTCGGCCCAACAATTTACTGACGTTGTGGCAGTAGCTGAACGCATAGAGCAAGGAGTAAAGAGTGGTAGAATCTCTGCATCTGTGGAGAAAAGAGGCTTTGAGGATAAAAAGGAAGAGGTTGACTATGTTGAAAGTGGATATAGGGGTAGGAAGAACCCATTCCATAACTATCACACTCCATCCCCTTCACCCCAAATTTCTAACATCAATCTCAGCCCTACATTCCTCACAAGAAAACCTGAGcctcaaaccaaacaccaaagaGTCCAAGAGCAACTACCTCCATTACCGTTGCCCTTAAATGAGATGTACCAAAAGCTACTGAGCATCGGGCGTATAGCTCCAGAACCTTTGACACCTTTGCAACCACCTTACCCCAACTGGTACAAGCCTGACCTCACTTGCGAGTACCATGCTGGTGCTATGGGACACAATATTCATACTTGCAGTGCCTTCAAGAAGAGGCTCATGCATTTGATTAAAGTTGGATGGATAACCTTCGAAGGAACTCCAAACATGAGTTCGAACCGTTTACCCAATCATGCTTCAGGTACTGGATCGGTGAATGCATTGGAGGTGGAATGCTCTGAAAACCTCAAAGCACTGATGGCAAGAGCAAGGTGTGAAAAAGGAAATGTGCACTCTCAAGGATAG
- the LOC133698417 gene encoding uncharacterized protein LOC133698417, with amino-acid sequence MDESTQFQQSQLAAILAGDPSQFEILISSLMSSSNETRSQAELLFNLAKQHDPNSLSLKLAQLLQFSPHLDARAMSAVLLRKLLTRDDSYLWPRLSLQTQSSLKSILLACLQQESVKSITKKLCDTVSELASGILPDNGWPELLPFMFQCVTSDSVKLQESAFLIFAQLSQYIGESLVPYIKELHGVFLQCLGSSTNFDVKIAALNAVINFIQCLNNTSERDRFQDLLPSMIRTLTEALNNGNEATAQEALELLIELAGAEPRFLRRQLVDVVGSMLQIAEAEGLEEGTRHLAIEFVITLAEARERAPGMMRKLPQFISRLFAILMSMLLDIEDDPAWHSAENEDEDAGESSNYSMGQECLDRLAISLGGNTIVPVASEQLPAYLAAPEWQKHHAALIALAQIAEGCSKVMLKNLEQVVTMVLNSFYDPHPRVRWAAINAIGQLSTDLGPDLQNQYHQRVLPALAAAMDDFQNPRVQAHAASAVLNFSENCTPEILTPYLDGVVSKLLVLLQNGKQMVQEGALTALASVADSSQEHFQKYYDAVMPYLKTILVNANDKANCMLRAKSMECISLVGMAVGKDKFRDDAKQVMDVLMSLQGSQMESDDPTTSYMLQAWARLCKCLGQDFLPYMSVVMPPLLQSAQLKPDVTITSADSDNDIDDTDDESMETITLGDKRIGIKTSVLEEKATACNMLCCYADELKEGFFPWIDQVAPTLVPLLKFYFHEEVRKAAVSAMPELLRSAKLAVEKGLAQGRNESYIKQLSDYIIPALVEALHKEPDTEICANMLDALNECLQISGTFVDENQVRSIVDEIKLVITASSSRKRERADRAKAEDFDAEESELIKEENEQEEDVFDQVGEILGTLIKTFKASFLPLFEELSSYLTPMWGKDKTAEERRIAICIFDDVAEQCREAALKYYDTYLPFLLEACNDENPDVRQAAVYGLGVCAEFGGSVFKSLIGEALSRLNVVIRHPNAKQPDNVMAYDNAVSALGKICQFHRDSIDSAQVVPAWLNCLPITGDLIEAKVVHEQLCSMVERSDIELLGPNNQYLPKIVSVFAEVLCGKDLATEQTLSRMVNLLRHLQQTLPPATLASTLSLLHPQQQLALQSILST; translated from the exons ATGGACGAGTCAACTCAATTCCAGCAATCTCAACTCGCTGCCATCCTCGCCGGCGATCCTTCTCAATTCGAAATCTTAATCTCTTCCCTTATGTCTTCCTCTAATGAAACCCGATCTCAAGCCGAGCTTCTGTTCAACCTCGCCAAACAACACGATCCTAACTCACTCTCTCTCAAACTCGCTCAGCTCCTTCAATTCTCTCCTCACCTTGATGCTCGTGCCATGTCAGCCGTCCTCCTCCGTAAACTCCTCACTCGAGACGACTCCTACCTCTGGCCGCGCCTCTCGTTACAAACTCAGTCCTCTCTCAAATCGATCCTGCTTGCCTGTCTCCAGCAGGAATCTGTTAAATCGATCACCAAGAAGTTGTGCGACACCGTTTCGGAGCTTGCTTCCGGGATTTTGCCTGATAATGGATGGCCAGAGCTTTTGCCGTTTATGTTTCAGTGTGTGACGTCAGATTCTGTTAAGTTGCAGGAATCTGCTTTTTTGATTTTCGCACAGCTGTCGCAGTATATTGGAGAGAGTTTGGTTCCCTATATCAAGGAGCTGCACGGGGTTTTTCTACAGTGTTTGGGATCCAGCACGAACTTCGATGTGAAAATCGCGGCTTTGAATGCTGTGATTAACTTTATCCAGTGTTTGAATAATACGTCTGAGAGGGACCGGTTTCAGGATTTGTTGCCGTCCATGATTAGGACTTTAACGGAGGCGTTGAATAATGGGAATGAGGCGACAGCACAGGAGGCGTTGGAGTTGTTGATTGAATTGGCAGGGGCGGAGCCCAGGTTCTTGCGGAGGCAGCTGGTGGATGTTGTGGGGTCAATGTTGCAGATTGCCGAGGCAGAGGGTTTGGAGGAAGGGACTAGGCATTTGGCTATCGAGTTTGTGATCACGTTGGCGGAAGCTAGGGAGAGGGCACCAGGGATGATGAGAAAGTTACCTCAGTTTATTAGTAGATTGTTTGCGATATTGATGAGCATGCTGTTGGATATTGAGGATGATCCAGCATGGCACAGTGCAGAGAACGAGGATGAAGATGCAGGGGAATCGAGTAATTATAGCATGGGACAAGAGTGTTTGGATAGGTTGGCGATTTCTTTGGGTGGGAATACTATTGTTCCAGTTGCTTCGGAACAATTGCCTGCCTATTTGGCGGCTCCTGAGTGGCAGAAACATCATGCTGCTCTTATTGCATTAGCTCAGATTGCTGAAGGTTGCTCTAAG GTAATGCTAAAAAATCTGGAACAAGTAGTTACAATGGTcctaaattcattttatgatCCACATCCCCGTGTGAGATGGGCAGCTATTAATGCAATTGGGCAGTTGTCCACGGATTTGGGTCCAGATTTGCAAAACCAATACCATCAAAGGGTTTTGCCTGCATTAGCAGCTGCCATGGATGATTTTCAGAATCCTCGAGTTCAG GCACATGCTGCTTCAGCAGTTCTTAACTTCAGTGAGAACTGCACTCCAGAAATTTTGACACCTTACTTGGATGGAGTAGTGAGCAAATTGCTTGTTCTTCTACAG AATGGAAAACAAATGGTGCAAGAGGGAGCATTGACTGCTTTGGCATCAGTTGCTGATTCCTCTCAG GAGCACTTCCAAAAATACTATGATGCAGTTATGCCTTACTTGAAGACCATCTTGGTGAATGCAAATGACAAGGCTAACTGCATGCTTCGTGCCAAATCTATGGAGTGCATTAGTCTAGTTGGGATGGCTGTGGGGAAGGATAAGTTCAGGGATGATGCCAAGCAG GTTATGGATGTACTTATGTCATTGCAAGGATCTCAGATGGAGTCGGATGATCCAACAACAAGTTACATGCTCCAA GCATGGGCCAGACTTTGCAAATGTTTGGGACAAGATTTTCTTCCTTATATGAGTGTTGTCATGCCACCTTTGCTTCAGTCTGCTCAACTCAAGCCTGATGTAACTATTACATCTGCAGATTCAGATAATGACATTGATGATACTGATGATGAAAG TATGGAAACCATCACCCTTGGTGACAAAAGAATAGGGATCAAGACTAGTGTTCTGGAAGAAAAAGCTACTGCTTGTAATATGTTATGTTGCTATGCTGATGAGTTGAAGGAAGGATTCTTTCCATGGATCGATCAG GTTGCTCCAACTTTAGTACctcttcttaaattttatttccatGAAGAGGTTAGGAAAGCAGCTGTTTCAG CCATGCCAGAACTTCTGCGCTCTGCAAAATTAGCTGTAGAGAAAGGACTTGCGCAAGGTCGCAATGAGTCTTATATAAAGCAGCTGTCTGATTATATTATTCCCGCTCTGGTTGAAGCATTGCACAAG GAACCTGATACTGAGATCTGTGCAAACATGTTGGATGCATTAAATGAATGCTTACAG ATATCTGGGACATTTGTTGATGAAAACCAAGTGCGATCCATTGTAGATGAGATAAAACTGGTCATCACTGCCAGCTCCAGtcgaaaaagagagagagcggATAGAGCCAAAGCTGAAGACTTTGATGCGGAGGAGAGCGAGTTGATCAAGGAGGAAAATGAGCAAGAGGAGGATGTTTTTGACCAA GTCGGTGAAATCTTGGGAACTCTGATTAAAACATTCAAAGCCTCTTTCTTGCCTTTATTTGAGGAACTATCATCCTACCTGACTCCTATGTGG GGCAAGGATAAGACTGCTGAAGAGAGAAGGATTGCAATTTGCAtttttgatgatgttgcagagCAGTGTCGTGAGGCAGCTCTTAA ATATTATGACACATATCTTCCTTTCTTACTGGAGGCATGCAACGATGAAAACCCAGATGTTCGGCAG GCAGCTGTATATGGACTTGGTGTTTGTGCAGAATTTGGTGGGTCCGTGTTTAAATCCTTAATTGGAG AGGCTCTATCAAGACTTAATGTTGTCATAAGGCATCCTAATGCTAAGCAACCAGACAATGTCATGGCATATGATAATGCTGTTTCTGCTTTAGGGAAAATTTGCCAGTTTCATCGTGACAGTATTGATTCAGCTCAG GTTGTTCCTGCATGGTTAAACTGTTTGCCAATAACAGGCGATTTGATTGAGGCAAAAGTTGTTCACGAACAACTTTGTTCAATGGTGGAGAG GTCAGACATTGAACTTTTGGGACCCAACAATCAGTATCTTCCTAAGATTGTTTCAGTATTTGCTGAG